The region GAGGATGCACTGTCCATACTTTTTCACCTTTTGCCAAAGGTTTGGTGTGGTGGATCTGTATGCCTACATTTCCAGCTGGATGTGGTCCTGAAAAGTATGTTTTTTGTACTCCCTGGGTCTCTTCAAAGAATCCAGGATTTTCGGCTTTCAGACCTAAGAAAACCTCACCATCTGTAAGTTTAGAAAGAATTTTTATACCATTGAAAAAATCATCTTTTTCGTCGGCCATGGCAAAATCCATATCTGGTGCCAATGGTCCTGATTCAAAAGATGAAATAAATACATCGCGTGGTTTGTCTTCTGGATTGGCCACGATGCCATATGGTCTCATTTCAATGTAAGGCCATAAACCGGATTTGAGTAATAGCTGAACGATCTCTTCACGTGTGTACTCGTCCAGCTTTTTTGTTTGGTGTTTAATGACTTCTCTTGGATCACTGGTTTCTATAACCACTTCCAAAATCCGCCTTCTTTCACCACGGTTTACATCAACCACTTTTCCTCCAACAGGAGCAACAAGCACAATATCATTGTTCTTTTTGTCGAACATGACTACATCGCCTGCTTTTACTTCAGTATCCTGCTTGGCTTTGAGCTTGAGATCAAGTCCATTGAAGTCTGGTGGCTTAATAGCAAACCTTCCGGTCTCAGGCATGTCTCTCAGTTCTTTTGGGGCTTCTCCTTTTAAGGGAATATTAAGCCCTTTTTTAATTTTAACAACTTTTGACATGTCGTTTTTCCATTTAATTTATAGCTAATGTGTACAAAGGTAATATTTTTGTAATTTAATGATGTGTAATTTTTGATTGATATACATATTATAATAGTATGATATAAATCAATTTTTACTCTTAAAACGTTTAAACATCGCTAGTTATGGTTTGTTCACTAAATTCTAATAGAAATTTACGTTTGTGTTTCTTGTTAATTTTTGCTTTTCTTTTTTCTGGTTTTCAGTCAGCTTTGGCTCAAAGTATTAAGCCTGATCCGGAATTGTTAAATAATATTGAAAATAAGTATGCACATAATTCAAATTTTGTGTTTCATCCCGATATTCGAAGTGTAAAATTAACAAATCCGGGGTGGGAGTTAAGTTATCCTGTTTTGAAACTTAATTCTGGCCAACAATTGAAACTGACATTTGATGAGTTAAGCCCTGAAAGCAATACTTATTATTATACGGTTGAACATATGAACAGTGACTGGACAGAACGTGATGCCATATTTACCGAGTATGCTACAGGATTTGAAGAAAATGAAATCAGAGATTATGAATCATCTTATAGTGCTATTGATCCTTATACACATTACGAATTGCTAATTCCAAATGATGATATTCAATTTAAAATTTCAGGAAACTATTTGATTAGTGTATACGATGGCAATAAGGAAAATTTATTGTTTACCAGAAGATTTATTGTTTATGAGCAAAAAACCATAGTTGAAGGAGAGGTTCGAAGGGCTATGTCTGAAAATTATGGTAGTACAAGTCATAAAATACCCTTTTCGGTTTATATGAGGGATTTACAGGTAAATGACCCTTACACTGAGATAGAAGTGAAAGTGCTGCCAAACAATAACTGGCATAAGGCCCATGAAAACTATAAACCGCTATTTATAAAAGGTGAACAGCTTGTTTATGAAAGCAAACCTGCCAATGTTTTCAAAGCCGGAAATGAATATCGTACATTTCTGACAAAAGATCTCACTTATGAGGCTATAATGGTAGAAAGTATTGAAAGAATTAATTATGATTATCATGTAAAACTGCGCATGGACAAACCCCGGCGTTATTTACAATATGAGCATCATCAGGATCTAAATGGTATGTTTTATATTGATAAAAGTAACAGCATGACTCCAAATCTGGATGCAGATTATGTAAATGTGTATTTTACACTTGATGTGGAAACGCCTATTTTAACCGGCCAGGTATTTGTATTTGGTGAACTAACCAACTATACGTTTTCTTCGCGTAATGTAATGAGTTACAATCCCCGGAAGAAACAATACGAACTGCGACTTAAGCTGAAACAAGGCTATTACGATTATCAATATGTGGTGTTGGAAAGGCATAACGATAATGCTCCCGATTTTAGCTATATAGAGGGGGATAAATGGCAAACAAATAATGATTATTTAATCTATGTGTATCACAAAGATTTATATAAAGGGTATAGCAAGGTAGTCGGGTTTAAAACCCTGCGAACAACTTTTTAATTCAACAAAGATGGATTATCAAAAAATATTGGAGTCAATAGCTGAAGAGGTTAAGCCACTTGTCAAAAAGGGAAAGGTTGCTGATTATATTCCTGCACTGGCTAAGGTTGATATTAATCAGTTTGCCATGTCGGTTATTACAATAGATGGGGCTGAGTTTCATACTGGCGATACAAAGATGAATTTCAGTATTCAGAGTATTTCCAAGGTTTTTACTTTTGCTTTGGCTTTTCGTGAACTTCAGGATAGAATCTGGTCAAGGGTTGGTCGTGAACCTTCAGGTAATCCCTTCAATTCATTGATTCAGTTAGAAAAAGAAAATGGTATACCCCGTAATCCATTTATCAATGCCGGTGCTTTGGTTATTACCGATATGCTTTTCGATATTGCCGATAATCCACGGCAAAAACTTCTGGAGACAATAAAGCTGTTATCAGGAGGCGCCGATATTAGTTATAATAAGCTAATTGCCGAATCAGAGAGGGCCAATGGTTTTAGAAATGCAGCGCTCGCTAATTTTTTAAAAAGCCATCAAAATATTAAACATGATATTGAGGAGGTGCTTAATCTCTATTTTTGCCATTGCTCAATTGAAATGAATACGCGTGAACTCGCCAAATCTTTCCTTTTTCTGGCCAATGGAGGAGTAAATCCCGAAGATAATCATCAGATTTTGACGCTAAGTCAGTCGAAAAGGTTAAATGCCATGATGACCACCTGCGGATCATACGACGAAGCAGGGGATTTTGCTTTCAGAGTTGGCTTGCCGGGTAAAAGCGGTGTAGGTGGAGGAATTGCTGCTGTTATTCCGGGAAAACTTGCAGTAGCTGTTTGGAGTCCGGGATTAAATGCCAAAGGTAATTCGCTCGCAGGTATTAAGGCTTTGGAGCTTTTTACCACAAAAACCGGTGTGTCGGTTTTTTAAAAGGCTGAAACCTCCATGTTAACCATTATGCACACTTCGTCTTCGCATTTGCATAGTTTTAGCGGAGCAAGGCACGCGATTGATTTTTCGGAGAAGTTACAGTAAAATACTTACTGTCAAGAAGAGGAGGTTCCATCCCGATTTCATCGGGATAGGTACTGAC is a window of Salinivirga cyanobacteriivorans DNA encoding:
- a CDS encoding Na(+)-translocating NADH-quinone reductase subunit A, whose translation is MSKVVKIKKGLNIPLKGEAPKELRDMPETGRFAIKPPDFNGLDLKLKAKQDTEVKAGDVVMFDKKNNDIVLVAPVGGKVVDVNRGERRRILEVVIETSDPREVIKHQTKKLDEYTREEIVQLLLKSGLWPYIEMRPYGIVANPEDKPRDVFISSFESGPLAPDMDFAMADEKDDFFNGIKILSKLTDGEVFLGLKAENPGFFEETQGVQKTYFSGPHPAGNVGIQIHHTKPLAKGEKVWTVHPQNVAMIGKLFEKGEVNFERVVALTGSHAPKRGYCKARVGNEMLPCLKQSDTNGKLRYISGNPLTGRQILRTGFLGFYDSQVTVIPEGDDYEFFGWAAPRFNQFSASKAYFSWLMPGKKYEISANLHGDQRAFVVTGEYEKVFPMDVMPVQLLKAIMIEDIDEMEQLGIFEVVEEDMALCEYVCTSKIEVQNILRKGIDLMIKETM
- a CDS encoding DUF5103 domain-containing protein; the encoded protein is MVCSLNSNRNLRLCFLLIFAFLFSGFQSALAQSIKPDPELLNNIENKYAHNSNFVFHPDIRSVKLTNPGWELSYPVLKLNSGQQLKLTFDELSPESNTYYYTVEHMNSDWTERDAIFTEYATGFEENEIRDYESSYSAIDPYTHYELLIPNDDIQFKISGNYLISVYDGNKENLLFTRRFIVYEQKTIVEGEVRRAMSENYGSTSHKIPFSVYMRDLQVNDPYTEIEVKVLPNNNWHKAHENYKPLFIKGEQLVYESKPANVFKAGNEYRTFLTKDLTYEAIMVESIERINYDYHVKLRMDKPRRYLQYEHHQDLNGMFYIDKSNSMTPNLDADYVNVYFTLDVETPILTGQVFVFGELTNYTFSSRNVMSYNPRKKQYELRLKLKQGYYDYQYVVLERHNDNAPDFSYIEGDKWQTNNDYLIYVYHKDLYKGYSKVVGFKTLRTTF
- a CDS encoding glutaminase, giving the protein MDYQKILESIAEEVKPLVKKGKVADYIPALAKVDINQFAMSVITIDGAEFHTGDTKMNFSIQSISKVFTFALAFRELQDRIWSRVGREPSGNPFNSLIQLEKENGIPRNPFINAGALVITDMLFDIADNPRQKLLETIKLLSGGADISYNKLIAESERANGFRNAALANFLKSHQNIKHDIEEVLNLYFCHCSIEMNTRELAKSFLFLANGGVNPEDNHQILTLSQSKRLNAMMTTCGSYDEAGDFAFRVGLPGKSGVGGGIAAVIPGKLAVAVWSPGLNAKGNSLAGIKALELFTTKTGVSVF